Proteins co-encoded in one Yamadazyma tenuis chromosome 1, complete sequence genomic window:
- the SOH1 gene encoding suppressor of hpr1 (BUSCO:EOG09265KF9; EggNog:ENOG503P6EZ; COG:K) codes for MSEANAITGDELPTRWEIELEFVQSLANIQYLSYLAQNNYLNNPEFLNYLEYLNYWKSPGFAKHLVYPNCLHILTLLQNEEFRKNIVNPDFINTVMNDMVKRWRDSDVAEEKLEAPENSANGTENGAMEIDNVGTENDRTENGEALKNGS; via the coding sequence ATGTCAGAAGCAAACGCCATAACGGGAGACGAGCTTCCCACTCGGTGGGAAATCGAACTTGAGTTCGTCCAGTCTTTAGCTAACATCCAGTACTTGAGTTATTTGGCCCAAAACAATTACTTGAACAACCCGGAATTTCTTAATTATCTCGAATACTTAAACTACTGGAAACTGCCTGGTTTTGCAAAACACTTGGTTTATCCCAACTGTCTTCACATTTTAACGCTTCTACAGAACGAGGAGTTCCGCAAAAATATCGTGAACCCcgacttcatcaacacGGTGATGAATGATATGGTGAAGAGATGGAGAGATAGTGATGTTGCTGAAGAGAAGCTAGAAGCTCCAGAGAACAGCGCCAACGGGACAGAAAATGGAGCCATGGAGATAGATAACGTCGGAACAGAGAATGACCGAACAGAAAATGGAGAAGCTTTGAAAAATGGACTGTAG
- a CDS encoding uncharacterized protein (COG:S; EggNog:ENOG503P32E): protein MSKQVALERELAQLTQINSVVGKLVSTIQTANSDIHKVHGSINNTNELLFKWVQILSQTTYTKDIISNSNWNGEDIDLDKKLTEEAELKRQLNELERENEQLADRLEQDDTKRRRI, encoded by the coding sequence atgaGCAAACAAGTCGCTTTGGAACGAGAATTGGCCCAGTTGACTCAGATCAACCTGGTAGTGGGCAAGTTGGTAAGTACAATCCAAACCGCCAACAGCGATATTCACAAGGTGCACGGATCCATTAATAACACCAACgaacttcttttcaaatGGGTTCAGATCTTAAGTCAAACCACCTATACCAAAGACATTATCAGCAATTCCAACTGGAATGGTGAGGACATAGACTTGGACAAGAAACTCACAGAAGAAGCTGAGTTGAAGAGGCAGttgaacgagttggaaCGAGAGAATGAGCAGTTGGCTGACCG
- the AXL2 gene encoding polarity establishment/cellular polarization (EggNog:ENOG503P03D; COG:S): MNADKYKHHEKQLASLAHRIRHKYKVSIGELTFLASFLVNFVVGKLIHFTSQKEEVYNYYNDKNNVFNQLFVKRGWFWTTVVMAAFYGSVFYGKHPQLGTNRFPVAKNAIISYTIATAWWILFTQWCFGVPIMDKIFLWTGGRCVSVAEDRLAHHSEFFNKVEDLYESTVVGSKVCRQLRGNWEGGHDPSGHVFLLIHSSLYMFFETVPFWRNWTHVRTTLGKLKQDLSVSDNRTITVGRFFLHNPWIPVGMLILLWWFMLLMTNVYFHSILEKLVGLLFGYAISLVYLLPRRRATTGSLLSKKYSYPKLMLDKSFTRMLLLYLLLITLVWASVDVGFPFDEQLPNVARINEAYDFTIANITYEASDGSSVSYEANGLPSWLSFDSGSRTFTGTPSESDVGTFDIELVGTSGTDSLSQTYSMIVSNSSGIELSSANVMFVQISEYGQTNGVDGLVVQEGDKINIQFDKDVFKVKETSDRPIIGYYGRSSDRSSLPNWISFNSDNLSFSGTVPHVTSSNAPSFEYGFSFIGSDYYGYAGAEGIFKIVVGGHQLSTNINETIKVNGTYGAEFDLTVPVFTNVFLDANIIAQENISSVTPQNLPDYITFNQGNYTLTGNYPEDSTFDNFTIVITDVYSNEVELPYSFDSIGSVFTVKNLPSVNATRGKWFSYELLDSYFTDVNATDVSPSYNADWLQYHSRNKTFNGMTPHHLDTLSVKIDASSDFDTESKSFSVKGVDAVRKHSSSSSSSSSSSSSTSSSSSSTSTASASSGAVKSKGHKDNSDLRKKLAIGLGVGVPSLLILVAAIILLCCCVKRRRKTDEEEKSGDTTLEEDEINGPGFGQIDKSPKVLATTNVKKLEKDDIESTSSSITHVDIDSGGSQYYDANDEDEDRPTKSWRANDQSDVAKGVGAGLTKSGNVRQSDASLSTVNTDKLFSVRLVDDQSILRASQQSSFGSGQFISNNSLNALLNREDSGNFQRLDSDGNIVDKTDASPRRHISRSPSSNLGVLVENSLENSREYPSDYLSTSSNFGMRTEHSKNSLHNDYNATQTPEGDYNWIDSNHESYKFLNNGKSLDMELSQNSLASNLSDNPRISSTSIGKKAKLVDFTRRSSLRESAQSLTHTYEGEIAQIHSNDSE; this comes from the exons ATGAATGCAGACAAGTACAAACACCACGAAAAACAACTCGCCAGCCTCGCCCATAGGATACGTCACAAGTACAAGGTGAGTATTGGGGAATTGACATTTTTGGCATCTTTTCTCGTCAACTTTGTGGTGGGTAAGTTGATCCACTTCACCTCACAAAAGGAAGAGGTGTACAACTACTACAACGATAAAAACAACGTTTTCAACCAGCTTTTTGTCAAACGTGGCTGGTTTTGGACTACAGTGGTGATGGCCGCTTTCTATGGCAGTGTCTTCTACGGCAAACATCCCCAGCTTGGTACCAACCGGTTTCCCGTGGCAAAAAACGCCATCATCAGTTATACAATTGCCACCGCATGGTGGATTTTGTTCACCCAGTGGTGTTTTGGTGTGCCCATCATGGACAAGATCTTCCTATGGACGGGCGGGAGATGTGTCAGTGTGGCTGAAGATCGGTTAGCTCATCATCTGgagtttttcaataaaGTCGAGGATTTGTATGAGTCGACGGTGGTAGGGTCCAAGGTGTGTCGCCAACTTCGTGGTAACTGGGAGGGTGGACATGATCCCTCGGGACAtgtgtttttgttgatccATTCGTCTCTTTATATGTTTTTTGAAACGGTTCCGTTTTGGCGCAACTGGACTCATGTGAGAACCACCTTGGGAAAATTGAAGCAGGACTTGAGTGTCAGCGACAACAGGACCATTACTGTTGGTCGATTTTTCCTCCACAACCCCTGGATTCCCGTGGGcatgttgattttgttgtGGTGGTTTATGCTCTTGATGACGAATGTGTattttcattcaattttGGAAAAGCTTGTGGGGTTGCTCTTTGGGTACGCCATCAGCTTGGTATACCTTTTACCGCGCCGGCGAGCGACAACAG GTAGCCTCTTGTCCAAAAAATATTCCTACCCTAAACTAATGTTAGACAAATCCTTCACCAGGATGTTACTTTTGTACTTACTACTCATAACATTGGTGTGGGCTTCGGTGGATGTTGGGTTCCCGTTCGATGAGCAGTTGCCCAATGTCGCCAGAATAAACGAAGCTTATGACTTCACCATCGCCAATATCACATATGAAGCCAGCGACGGAAGTTCTGTTAGTTACGAAGCCAACGGCTTACCCTCCTGGCTTCTGTTCGATTCAGGCTCACGGACCTTCACCGGAACCCCAAGCGAAAGCGACGTGGGCACCTTTGACATCGAGTTGGTAGGAACCTCTGGTACCGACTCGTTGTCTCAGACATATTCCATGATAGTTTCCAATAGTTCTGGGATTGAGTTGAGCTCTGCCAACGTGATGTTTGTGCAAATCAGCGAGTACGGCCAGACCAACGGGGTTGACGGGTTGGTGGTGCAAGAGGGagacaaaatcaatatcCAGTTTGATAAAGATGTGTTCAAGGTCAAGGAGACCAGTGATAGACCCATAATTGGGTATTACGGACGGTCTTCTGATCGGTCGTCGTTGCCCAACTGgatctccttcaactcggaCAACTTGTCGTTTTCCGGCACCGTTCCCCATGTCACATCCCTGAATGCTCCCTCTTTTGAGTATGGCTTCAGCTTCATTGGATCCGACTATTATGGCTACGCAGGGGCTGAAgggatcttcaagatcGTGGTTGGAGGCCACCAGTTGAGCACTAACATCAACGAAACCATCAAGGTGAATGGAACCTATGGGGCTGAATTTGATCTCACGGTTCCGGTGTTCACCAATGTGTTTTTGGATGCAAATATCATTGCCCAGGAAAACATTAGCAGTGTGACTCCCCAGAACTTGCCAGATTACATAACCTTCAACCAGGGTAACTACACGTTAACGGGAAACTACCCAGAGGACTCGACCTTTGATAACTTTACTATTGTTATCACTGACGTCTATTCCAATGAGGTGGAATTGCCATACTCGTTTGACTCAATTGGCTCGGTGTTCACCGTCAAGAACTTGCCCTCTGTGAATGCTACTAGGGGAAAATGGTTCTCTTACGAGTTGTTGGACTCGTACTTCACTGATGTTAATGCCACAGATGTGAGTCCCTCTTATAATGCGGACTGGTTGCAATATCATTCAAGAAACAAGACCTTCAACGGGATGACTCCTCACCACTTGGACACCTTGTCGGTCAAGATCGATGCCTCTTCGGACTTCGACACCGAGTCGAAGCTGTTCAGTGtcaaaggtgttgatgcTGTGCGCAAACActcatcctcatcatcctcatcatcctcCTCATCCTCGAGCACTTCATCGTCCAGCTCCTCTACCAGCACCGCTAGTGCTTCCTCCGGTGCTGTTAAATCAAAAGGTCACAAAGACAACAGTGACTTGAGAAAGAAGTTAGCCATTGGTTTGGGTGTTGGTGTGCCATCATTATTGATTCTTGTGGCGGCCATAATACTCTTGTGCTGCTGTgtcaagagaagaagaaagactgacgaggaagaaaaaTCTGGCGATACtactttggaagaagacgagATCAATGGTCCAGGGTTTGGACAGATAGACAAGAGCCCCAAGGTTCTTGCTACGACAAATGTcaagaaacttgaaaagGACGATATAGAAAGTACTTCATCTTCGATCACACACGTCGACATTGACAGCGGTGGATCCCAATACTATGATGccaatgatgaagacgaggaCAGGCCTACCAAATCCTGGAGAGCCAACGATCAAAGTGATGTTGCCAAAGGTGTGGGAGCAGGCTTAACTAAGCTGGGTAATGTGAGACAGTCCGATGCCTCATTAAGCACTGTCAATACAGACAAGTTGTTTTCAGTTCGACTTGTGGACGATCAACTGATCCTCAGAGCAAGTCAACAATCGTCATTCGGCTCCGGCCAATTCATCAGTAACAATTCGTTAAACGCATTATTAAATCGAGAAGATTCAGGCAATTTTCAGAGATTAGATAGTGACGGAAACATCGTCGACAAAACAGACGCTTCTCCTAGAAGGCATATATCCAGATCACCATCTTCCAATTTGGGAGTATTAGTGGAAAACTCTCTTGAAAACTCTAGAGAGTATCCATCCGACTACTTGAGCACCTCTTCCAACTTCGGTATGAGGACCGAACACAGCAAGAATAGTTTACACAATGATTACAATGCCACACAGACCCCCGAAGGGGACTACAACTGGATCGATTCCAACCACGAAAGTtacaagttcttgaataaCGGTAAGTCCTTGGACATGGAATTATCCCAAAACTCACTCGCATCGAATCTTTCAGACAATCCCCGAATTTCCAGCACTTCGATTGGAAAAaaggccaagttggtcGACTTcaccagaagaagcagtCTTAGGGAAAGTGCCCAAAGCTTGACTCACACATACGAAGGAGAAATTGCTCAGATACATAGCAACGATAGTGAGTGA